The following coding sequences are from one Methanosarcina sp. WWM596 window:
- a CDS encoding methyltransferase domain-containing protein, whose product MNQSSESGNYKKYTSKNPLMGIVTSKFMKDLSETITPLENINNIIDIGCGEGFIVNCLNRTDITGVDISKNALDIAKRKNPGCNFCTGSVYDLAFKKNSFDLVIATEVLEHLESPKKALQEIKRISKNYCIFSVPNEPYFRTMNFLRGKNLTRFGNDIEHVQNWSSGEFVKLIGTYFNVVEVKKPFPWTMVLCRK is encoded by the coding sequence ATGAATCAAAGTTCTGAGAGTGGAAACTATAAAAAGTATACTTCCAAAAATCCGCTTATGGGAATAGTCACATCGAAATTTATGAAAGATTTGAGTGAGACTATAACTCCACTAGAAAATATAAACAACATCATCGATATAGGTTGTGGGGAAGGGTTCATTGTCAACTGTCTCAACAGGACAGATATCACAGGCGTAGATATCTCAAAGAATGCATTGGATATCGCAAAAAGGAAAAATCCTGGATGTAATTTTTGTACAGGAAGCGTATATGACCTGGCCTTCAAAAAAAACAGTTTTGACCTTGTAATTGCAACGGAAGTCCTAGAACACCTCGAAAGCCCGAAGAAGGCTCTTCAGGAAATCAAAAGGATATCTAAAAATTACTGCATATTCAGCGTACCCAATGAGCCTTATTTCCGCACAATGAACTTCTTAAGAGGTAAAAATCTGACACGTTTCGGGAATGATATAGAACATGTTCAGAACTGGAGTTCAGGAGAATTCGTGAAACTGATAGGGACATACTTTAATGTGGTCGAAGTAAAGAAACCATTTCCATGGACCATGGTATTATGCAGGAAATAA
- a CDS encoding lysylphosphatidylglycerol synthase transmembrane domain-containing protein has translation MNWKTAGKIAVTSGLMLYLISKLDITAIYETFTQMDLALLSLSIPFIALMYTIKARKWQILLNCINVQISIRQSLKIILIGTFYGALTPGRAGEVSRAFYIDTEKSRSIPTVIMDRVIDIVCLLALSVLSTALFFKDRNLIYLMVLVVLLFIAGIIIITNERVITLVFKSFSQRKEHKENYIKTIKEITGNRKALFFVFSLTLGYYILNLIVYWIVIKSLSPALNNILTFSLPIIVILGNIPISISGFGVREFASVTIFRMLNENSAYGFSCPLVLYFMTSLSPALFGFLLTLRKKS, from the coding sequence ATGAACTGGAAAACGGCAGGTAAAATTGCAGTTACTTCGGGATTAATGCTTTACCTCATAAGCAAACTCGACATAACGGCAATCTATGAAACCTTTACTCAAATGGATCTGGCATTGCTTTCTCTCTCAATACCTTTTATTGCTCTGATGTACACGATAAAAGCAAGAAAGTGGCAGATCCTGCTTAATTGTATAAATGTTCAAATCTCCATCAGACAATCATTAAAAATAATTTTGATAGGTACGTTCTATGGGGCGCTCACCCCGGGCAGAGCCGGAGAGGTTTCAAGAGCATTTTATATTGATACCGAAAAATCGAGGAGTATCCCCACTGTAATAATGGACAGGGTAATAGATATTGTCTGTCTTCTGGCACTCAGCGTTCTGTCAACAGCTCTCTTTTTTAAGGACAGGAATCTGATTTATTTAATGGTTTTAGTCGTGCTGCTTTTCATTGCTGGAATAATTATAATCACTAATGAAAGGGTAATAACCCTTGTTTTCAAAAGCTTTTCTCAAAGAAAGGAACACAAAGAGAATTATATAAAAACAATTAAAGAGATTACAGGAAACAGAAAAGCATTATTTTTTGTTTTTTCTCTAACACTTGGGTATTATATACTAAATCTAATCGTTTACTGGATAGTGATTAAATCCTTAAGTCCGGCTTTAAACAATATTCTTACATTTTCCCTGCCGATAATCGTAATTTTAGGCAATATTCCAATATCGATATCAGGGTTTGGAGTTAGAGAGTTTGCAAGTGTTACAATTTTCAGAATGTTGAACGAAAACTCAGCTTATGGATTCTCGTGCCCCTTAGTTCTGTACTTTATGACGTCACTGTCTCCTGCATTATTCGGATTTCTACTTACTTTACGGAAAAAATCTTAA
- a CDS encoding glycosyltransferase family 2 protein translates to MQLGGSNHISYTFQVFGGDATYSSEGQLKNREIYTIDISTYFSDACAPGDYTFDKLDLSIIIPVHNEEGSILELYKKLYNTLSLMKETYEIIFVDDGSTDDTFEKIISIKDCKVKVIRFQRNYGKAAALSCGFKKSRGDIVITLDGDLQDDPKEIPRFIDELRKYDMISGWKSKRQDPISKTLPSKFFNWLTRFISGVKINDFNCGYKAYNNYVVKNINLYGELHRYIPALAYWRGYTVGEIEVEHHPRIHGESKYGIERLLKGLLDLITVTFLMMYKKRPLHMFGGIGFLLGFSGVFISVYLMYLWITGVEIGDRPLLMLGILLTVIGAQFVSLGLIGELITNSRNNDDYIIKYDSYELENGR, encoded by the coding sequence ATGCAACTTGGGGGAAGCAATCATATTAGTTATACTTTTCAAGTGTTTGGGGGAGATGCTACGTACAGTTCAGAAGGGCAATTAAAAAATCGAGAAATATATACAATAGATATTTCAACCTATTTTTCAGATGCTTGTGCCCCAGGTGATTACACATTCGATAAGCTTGATCTCTCAATTATAATTCCGGTTCACAACGAAGAGGGAAGTATACTTGAGTTATACAAGAAATTGTACAATACTCTTTCACTAATGAAAGAAACATATGAAATAATTTTTGTTGATGATGGCTCTACAGACGATACCTTTGAAAAAATAATAAGCATTAAAGACTGTAAGGTCAAAGTTATAAGATTTCAGAGAAATTACGGAAAAGCTGCAGCTCTTTCCTGTGGATTTAAAAAATCAAGAGGAGACATTGTTATTACCCTAGACGGGGATCTGCAGGACGATCCAAAAGAGATCCCGAGATTTATAGACGAGTTAAGAAAATATGACATGATCTCCGGCTGGAAAAGTAAAAGGCAAGATCCAATCTCAAAAACCCTGCCTTCAAAATTCTTTAACTGGTTAACTCGATTCATAAGTGGGGTCAAAATCAATGACTTCAACTGCGGATATAAAGCGTACAATAACTATGTTGTAAAAAACATAAATCTATATGGAGAGCTTCATCGTTACATCCCGGCTCTTGCTTACTGGAGAGGTTATACTGTAGGAGAAATTGAAGTCGAGCATCATCCAAGAATACATGGAGAGTCAAAATATGGGATCGAAAGGTTATTGAAAGGATTACTGGACCTTATAACAGTTACATTTTTGATGATGTACAAGAAGAGGCCTCTGCATATGTTTGGAGGTATTGGATTCCTTCTTGGATTTTCTGGAGTATTTATATCAGTGTATTTAATGTATTTATGGATTACAGGAGTAGAAATAGGGGACAGACCCCTTCTAATGCTCGGGATATTGCTGACAGTCATCGGAGCCCAGTTTGTTTCTCTTGGTCTTATAGGAGAATTGATCACAAACTCGAGAAATAACGATGACTACATTATAAAATACGATAGTTATGAACTGGAAAACGGCAGGTAA
- a CDS encoding glycosyltransferase family 4 protein, with translation MVKCDAMKIAFVYDAVYPWVKGGAEMRIHELGKRLSSQGHDVHLFGIKWWEGGDVIRHESMTLHGVCQARDLYVNGRRSISEALVFAVKLFPALLKEKFDLIDVSVFPYFSCLSVKAVSVLKKTPAVFTWHEVWGDYWYEYLGNRQGFFGLAIETAVAKISGNNIAVSNWTKNRLEALGVADSRIAVLFNGIDLKLISEIKPAGQGLSGRAGGKIYDVIFAGRLIKEKNVDVLIKAVSLLKKDFPEICCCVVGDGPEKKALEKLTNELDVQKNVKFEGFQEYRALIGKIKASKVLVLPSSREGFGMVLIEAFACGVPVVTVKQKYNAAQGLVEDGVDGLVVDLEERAIAKAVKKMIEKNSGNRKASEAAFNKAKKYDWDEIVENIHSVYEDYIEKY, from the coding sequence TTGGTAAAGTGTGATGCAATGAAAATTGCCTTCGTATACGATGCTGTCTATCCCTGGGTCAAAGGAGGCGCAGAAATGCGTATTCATGAACTGGGAAAGCGGCTTTCTTCACAGGGGCATGATGTGCACCTTTTCGGGATTAAATGGTGGGAAGGTGGAGACGTTATTCGGCATGAAAGCATGACCCTGCACGGCGTCTGTCAAGCCCGGGACCTGTACGTAAACGGAAGGCGTTCGATTTCCGAGGCGCTTGTGTTTGCTGTAAAGCTGTTTCCAGCTCTCCTGAAAGAGAAATTTGACCTTATTGACGTAAGCGTATTTCCTTATTTCTCCTGTTTATCCGTAAAAGCAGTTTCAGTTCTGAAAAAGACTCCTGCAGTGTTCACATGGCACGAGGTATGGGGTGATTACTGGTATGAATACCTTGGAAATAGGCAGGGTTTTTTCGGGCTTGCAATAGAGACTGCAGTCGCAAAAATCTCAGGTAATAATATCGCGGTCTCGAACTGGACAAAGAACAGGCTTGAAGCCCTGGGGGTTGCAGACAGCAGGATAGCAGTCCTGTTCAATGGGATCGACCTGAAATTAATCTCTGAAATAAAACCTGCCGGTCAGGGTTTATCGGGCAGGGCAGGAGGCAAGATTTACGATGTTATCTTCGCAGGCAGGCTCATAAAGGAAAAAAACGTCGATGTTTTGATAAAAGCAGTTTCCCTGTTAAAAAAAGATTTTCCTGAAATCTGCTGTTGTGTTGTTGGCGACGGGCCTGAAAAGAAAGCTCTGGAGAAACTTACAAATGAGCTTGATGTCCAGAAAAATGTGAAGTTTGAAGGGTTTCAGGAGTACAGGGCGTTAATCGGGAAAATCAAAGCTTCAAAAGTACTTGTGCTACCTTCTTCAAGGGAAGGCTTCGGGATGGTCTTGATTGAGGCTTTTGCCTGTGGGGTGCCTGTAGTGACAGTGAAACAAAAATATAACGCTGCACAGGGGCTTGTTGAAGATGGAGTTGACGGGCTTGTTGTGGATCTGGAAGAGAGAGCGATTGCAAAAGCCGTGAAAAAAATGATTGAGAAGAACTCAGGGAACAGAAAAGCTTCAGAAGCTGCATTTAACAAAGCTAAAAAATATGATTGGGATGAAATAGTTGAGAATATTCATTCAGTATATGAAGATTATATAGAAAAATACTAA
- a CDS encoding glycosyltransferase family 2 protein, with protein sequence MPSLSIVMPSMNEEETIRVCIQKAQTIFKKYDIEGEIIVADNSSDRTAEIATSMGAKVIGPIKGYGNAYLKGLAEAEGDYIAIADADNTYDLLELDKFLDPLMAGEADFIMGTRLKGEIKKGAMPWLHQYIGNPILTGMLNFLFKTKISDAHCGMRAFTKEALEKMNLKTHGMELASEMIIEAARCGLRIKEVPITYYSRKAPSKLRSFQDGWRHVRFMMLYRPVPFLYLPGAFVFILGFLITASLLLTESAAYNRLHSFILGSMLLIIGGQILATGGYMKTYGLIHGIYRDDRKGKKLLSYHSLEKELLGGSLILGSGLVLGMKVTYTWISSGYGSLEEVES encoded by the coding sequence ATGCCCTCTCTTTCTATCGTAATGCCTTCCATGAATGAGGAAGAAACTATTCGTGTTTGCATACAGAAAGCCCAGACCATATTTAAAAAATATGATATCGAGGGGGAAATAATCGTTGCTGACAATTCATCGGACAGAACTGCAGAGATTGCAACGTCCATGGGTGCAAAGGTAATAGGCCCGATAAAAGGATACGGGAATGCTTACCTCAAAGGGCTGGCCGAAGCGGAGGGTGATTACATTGCTATTGCAGATGCAGACAACACATATGATCTCCTTGAGCTTGATAAATTTCTGGACCCCCTTATGGCAGGAGAAGCAGATTTCATAATGGGCACGCGGCTTAAAGGTGAAATCAAAAAAGGAGCTATGCCCTGGCTGCACCAGTATATTGGCAACCCTATCCTGACCGGAATGCTCAATTTCCTGTTCAAAACAAAAATTTCAGATGCACACTGCGGGATGAGGGCTTTTACGAAAGAAGCCCTTGAAAAAATGAACCTTAAAACTCACGGCATGGAACTTGCGTCCGAGATGATAATTGAAGCTGCAAGATGCGGGCTAAGGATTAAAGAGGTACCTATAACCTATTATTCACGCAAAGCTCCCTCCAAGCTTCGTTCTTTTCAGGACGGCTGGCGGCATGTAAGGTTTATGATGCTGTATAGGCCAGTCCCTTTCCTCTATCTGCCCGGTGCTTTTGTGTTTATCCTGGGTTTTCTCATAACGGCGTCTCTTCTTCTCACGGAAAGTGCTGCATATAACCGCCTACACTCATTTATTCTGGGCAGCATGCTCTTAATCATTGGTGGGCAAATCCTGGCAACTGGCGGATATATGAAAACCTATGGCCTGATCCACGGCATATATCGGGATGACAGAAAAGGCAAGAAGCTGCTCAGCTACCATTCCCTTGAAAAAGAACTGCTTGGGGGTTCCCTTATCCTGGGTTCTGGTCTCGTTCTTGGGATGAAAGTTACCTATACCTGGATCAGTTCCGGATATGGTTCCCTTGAAGAAGTAGAATCGTAA
- the wrbA gene encoding NAD(P)H:quinone oxidoreductase type IV, with protein MVKVNIIFYSMYGHVYRMAEAVAAGAREVEGAEVGLYQVPETLPEEVLEKMGAIETKRLFAHVPVLTREMHEDVLAGADALIFGTPTRYGMMTAQMRTVFDGLGGLWSRDAFVGKVGSVFTSSGTQHGGQESTILTFHVTLLHLGMIIVGLPYAEKRQTRMDEITGGSPYGVSTIAGQGGSRQPSENELAMARYQGKHVTQIAKKISGK; from the coding sequence ATGGTTAAAGTGAATATAATATTCTACAGTATGTACGGACATGTCTACAGGATGGCAGAAGCTGTCGCTGCCGGGGCAAGGGAGGTTGAAGGGGCAGAGGTGGGGCTTTATCAGGTACCTGAAACCCTCCCTGAGGAAGTCCTGGAAAAGATGGGGGCAATAGAAACGAAAAGGCTTTTTGCCCATGTCCCTGTGCTGACCCGGGAAATGCATGAAGATGTACTGGCTGGAGCCGATGCATTGATATTCGGAACTCCTACACGCTACGGGATGATGACTGCACAGATGCGCACAGTTTTTGACGGGCTTGGAGGTTTATGGAGTAGAGATGCTTTTGTAGGAAAAGTGGGAAGCGTTTTTACTTCCAGCGGAACGCAGCATGGGGGGCAGGAATCCACAATCCTCACATTTCATGTTACCTTGCTTCACCTTGGAATGATCATCGTCGGGCTTCCATATGCTGAAAAAAGGCAGACACGAATGGATGAAATCACAGGCGGTAGTCCATATGGAGTGTCAACAATTGCTGGACAAGGTGGAAGCCGCCAGCCGTCAGAAAATGAACTTGCAATGGCCCGTTATCAGGGGAAGCATGTAACTCAGATTGCAAAGAAAATCTCTGGAAAATAA
- a CDS encoding glycoside hydrolase family 15 protein: MFEIRPLIFGNGKILICEDEKGTIRDVYFPYVGLENHGNSIKVGVCDLDSLYCSWLENWKIRQRYKSDFEENFCSRILEISGTQEESGANKEEAANEKVPEICMGAVSNIGETVFENPELGLQVTIWEVVHPSVNIFYRTYEVKNISNSSKHLRLFSNQNYRILENKIGETAVIDKQTLIHYKRDRYFLHSSDPPFDQHATGTAEWKGLEGTWKDMENDASLSGNPVAHGSVDSTLGWTLPELKAGESTRVHFWIVFGKKYCNILKIHKRVKAAGRSSLFHHSFNFWNSFVERVSVLPEFAWMPQLPERVSKCFYRSLLAVVAHMDITGSVIASCDSDIKQFGADLYSYCWPRDAAWVCLALDRARYHHLSTEIFEFFSRTITHRGNFLHKYTPAGDFGSTWHPVPMVQIDETGLPLYALYNNWELARSVWTTGRYYRELVLPAANYLTKALDRETNLPISSFDLWEERKGVHTYSACTVYAGLYGACELSRSLGDYDNADVWGEAANRVKQAVLEKLYDDKLKRFRRSLDDPTLDSSVFAVWYFGLLSPEDPKVVRTMEAIESELIRPSGGIARYLDDSYYGYMNSWIICTLWLSQWHSATGNLKRALELLEWCAAHTHPTGLMSEQVDDRGNPLSVLPLAWSHSAFVLAVLEYLQALEKRDGGTCSLPEK; the protein is encoded by the coding sequence GTGTTTGAAATTAGGCCGCTGATTTTTGGAAATGGAAAAATCCTGATTTGTGAAGATGAGAAAGGGACTATAAGGGATGTCTATTTCCCATATGTAGGGCTTGAGAATCACGGGAACTCGATAAAGGTCGGTGTATGTGACCTTGATTCCCTTTACTGCAGCTGGCTTGAAAACTGGAAGATCCGGCAGCGGTACAAATCAGATTTCGAGGAGAATTTCTGTAGCAGGATTCTCGAAATCTCAGGAACGCAGGAAGAGTCCGGGGCAAATAAAGAAGAGGCGGCTAATGAAAAAGTGCCTGAAATCTGCATGGGTGCTGTTTCAAATATAGGAGAGACTGTATTCGAAAACCCTGAGCTCGGGCTCCAGGTTACGATCTGGGAGGTCGTCCATCCTTCAGTGAACATTTTTTACAGGACCTATGAAGTCAAAAATATCTCGAATTCTTCCAAACACCTGCGTCTTTTTTCCAACCAGAACTACCGGATTCTTGAAAACAAGATTGGAGAAACCGCTGTAATTGATAAACAGACCCTCATCCACTACAAGCGCGACCGCTATTTCCTGCATTCGAGTGACCCCCCCTTTGACCAGCATGCTACAGGGACTGCAGAGTGGAAGGGGCTTGAAGGCACCTGGAAAGACATGGAAAATGATGCAAGTCTCAGTGGAAACCCCGTAGCTCACGGCTCGGTAGATTCCACTCTCGGCTGGACTCTGCCTGAACTGAAAGCCGGAGAGTCAACAAGGGTGCATTTCTGGATCGTTTTTGGAAAAAAGTATTGCAATATACTTAAGATCCATAAAAGAGTAAAGGCAGCCGGAAGAAGCTCTCTTTTCCACCACAGCTTCAATTTCTGGAATTCTTTTGTCGAGAGGGTTTCCGTCCTCCCGGAGTTTGCCTGGATGCCGCAGCTTCCGGAAAGAGTCTCAAAATGTTTTTACCGCAGCCTCCTTGCAGTTGTCGCCCACATGGATATAACGGGTTCGGTGATAGCGTCCTGTGACTCGGATATCAAGCAGTTTGGGGCAGACCTCTACTCCTACTGCTGGCCCAGAGACGCAGCCTGGGTCTGCCTTGCGCTTGATCGGGCGCGGTACCATCACCTGAGTACGGAGATATTTGAATTTTTCTCCAGGACCATAACACATAGAGGCAACTTCCTCCACAAGTATACCCCTGCAGGAGATTTCGGGAGCACATGGCATCCTGTGCCCATGGTCCAGATTGATGAAACAGGGCTTCCCCTCTATGCCCTCTACAACAACTGGGAGCTTGCAAGGAGTGTGTGGACTACAGGCAGGTATTACAGAGAGCTTGTCCTTCCCGCAGCCAATTATCTTACAAAAGCCCTGGACAGGGAAACCAACCTTCCCATTTCGAGCTTTGACCTCTGGGAGGAGCGAAAAGGTGTGCATACCTACAGCGCCTGCACCGTCTATGCCGGCCTCTACGGAGCCTGCGAACTCTCCCGTTCCCTTGGGGATTATGACAACGCAGATGTCTGGGGGGAAGCAGCAAACCGTGTTAAACAGGCAGTCCTTGAGAAGCTTTATGATGATAAACTCAAGCGGTTCCGGCGTTCCCTCGATGATCCTACTCTTGACTCATCGGTGTTTGCGGTCTGGTACTTCGGGCTTCTCTCACCTGAAGACCCCAAAGTCGTCCGCACAATGGAAGCAATAGAAAGCGAACTCATACGTCCCTCTGGTGGAATTGCCAGGTATCTCGACGACAGCTACTACGGCTACATGAACAGCTGGATTATCTGTACTCTCTGGCTGTCCCAGTGGCACTCTGCAACAGGGAACCTGAAAAGGGCTCTTGAGCTTCTTGAGTGGTGTGCAGCTCATACTCACCCGACAGGCCTTATGTCCGAACAGGTGGATGATAGAGGAAACCCCCTTTCGGTCCTGCCACTGGCCTGGTCCCACTCAGCTTTTGTGCTTGCTGTGCTGGAGTATCTGCAAGCCCTTGAGAAAAGAGATGGTGGAACCTGCAGTTTACCGGAAAAATGA
- the csa3 gene encoding CRISPR-associated CARF protein Csa3 yields MAKLTLISTIYSLEPVIICVTRLAPSKIILLSEEGANDKKLQSEEMIEKTFKNALEVKKKYTAVYDTVRVAKDVAEIIEDEHARGNQVVVNVSGGRKPQAFGALFGAYARNDMVQRIVYVTEEDSFMIDFPVLSFNLSDTKKLILEEIHKEISSVSQIAAIAGISKGMTYNHLRELKAMGYIADGENGYILTDAGRIASI; encoded by the coding sequence ATGGCAAAGCTTACACTAATCTCCACAATATATTCCCTTGAACCCGTCATTATCTGTGTGACACGCCTTGCTCCTTCGAAGATTATATTGCTGTCAGAGGAAGGAGCGAACGATAAAAAGTTGCAGTCCGAAGAAATGATTGAAAAAACTTTTAAAAATGCGCTTGAAGTTAAGAAAAAGTATACAGCAGTTTATGACACTGTGCGGGTTGCAAAAGATGTTGCAGAAATCATTGAAGATGAGCATGCGAGAGGCAACCAGGTCGTTGTCAACGTTTCGGGAGGTCGGAAACCGCAGGCTTTTGGGGCACTTTTTGGAGCGTATGCAAGAAATGATATGGTGCAGAGAATTGTGTATGTGACCGAAGAGGACAGTTTTATGATTGATTTTCCGGTGCTGAGTTTCAACCTTTCGGATACTAAAAAATTGATACTTGAAGAAATCCATAAAGAGATTTCTTCAGTTTCTCAGATTGCAGCAATTGCCGGCATTTCGAAAGGAATGACCTACAACCACCTTCGGGAACTAAAGGCAATGGGATATATAGCCGATGGAGAAAATGGATATATTTTAACTGATGCTGGAAGAATTGCATCAATTTGA